Proteins from one Akkermansiaceae bacterium genomic window:
- a CDS encoding ABC transporter permease — MNPNIIYALVSRYVLLYTRNPVRLVELFFWPIVQLLVWGFLTSYLQGQGGGNFPKVITFLIGGIILWDALFRSQQGVAISFLEDVWTRNLLNVFAAPVRMTEYLAATCVVGVLRVIVTTVVMIVIARVAYAFNLFQFEVSLVLFYVNLMLFGWCLGVLVTALILRYGHGAESLAWAIPFMIQPVAAVFYPVSALPSWLQPVAHALPPSHVFEGMRHILTHGGADWRSMAVAFGLNVLYLTLAGFVFSLSLRTAKKRGLLVKVSSS, encoded by the coding sequence ATGAACCCGAACATCATCTACGCCCTGGTCTCCCGCTACGTGCTGCTCTACACGCGCAATCCGGTGCGGCTGGTGGAGCTGTTTTTCTGGCCCATCGTCCAGCTCCTGGTGTGGGGTTTCCTCACCAGCTACCTGCAGGGACAAGGCGGCGGGAATTTCCCGAAAGTGATCACCTTCCTCATCGGCGGCATCATCCTGTGGGACGCTCTGTTCCGTTCCCAGCAGGGCGTGGCCATCTCCTTTCTGGAGGATGTGTGGACGCGGAACCTGCTGAACGTCTTCGCCGCACCGGTGAGGATGACGGAGTATCTGGCGGCAACCTGCGTGGTGGGCGTGCTGCGGGTTATCGTGACCACGGTGGTGATGATCGTCATCGCGCGGGTGGCGTATGCTTTCAACCTGTTCCAGTTCGAGGTGAGCCTGGTGCTGTTCTACGTGAACCTGATGCTGTTCGGCTGGTGCCTGGGCGTGCTGGTGACGGCGTTGATCCTGCGCTACGGACATGGCGCGGAGTCGCTGGCCTGGGCCATCCCGTTCATGATCCAGCCGGTGGCGGCGGTGTTCTATCCCGTCTCCGCCCTGCCCTCCTGGCTGCAACCGGTGGCCCACGCGCTGCCGCCGTCCCATGTGTTCGAGGGCATGCGGCACATCCTCACCCATGGCGGCGCGGACTGGCGGTCGATGGCGGTCGCCTTCGGCCTGAACGTGCTCTATCTGACGCTGGCCGGATTTGTTTTTTCCCTCTCCCTGCGCACGGCGAAGAAGCGCGGGCTGCTGGTGAAGGTGAGTTCGTCGTGA
- the coaD gene encoding pantetheine-phosphate adenylyltransferase, with protein sequence MRTAVYAGSFDPPTNGHLWMIERGLELFDRLIVAIGENPSKTYTFTVPHRIELLRASIPPHERLSIEHFDNRYLVDYAKKMDAKYIIRGIRSSHDYEYERVMKHLNADMAPDITTVFLMPPRDIAEVSSSMIKSLTGPVGWEDTVKRYVPGPVFEALAKRGA encoded by the coding sequence ATGCGCACCGCCGTCTATGCCGGTTCCTTTGATCCCCCCACCAACGGCCATCTGTGGATGATCGAACGTGGGCTTGAACTCTTCGACCGACTCATCGTCGCCATCGGTGAGAACCCGTCGAAGACCTACACCTTCACGGTCCCCCATCGCATCGAGCTGCTGCGTGCCTCCATCCCGCCGCATGAGCGGCTTTCCATCGAGCATTTCGACAACCGTTATCTGGTGGACTACGCGAAGAAGATGGACGCGAAGTACATCATCCGCGGCATCCGCTCCTCACACGACTACGAATACGAGCGGGTGATGAAGCACCTCAACGCGGACATGGCCCCGGACATCACCACCGTGTTCCTGATGCCTCCGCGCGACATCGCGGAGGTTTCCTCCAGCATGATCAAGTCCCTCACCGGCCCGGTCGGCTGGGAGGATACGGTGAAACGCTACGTGCCGGGACCGGTGTTCGAGGCGCTGGCGAAACGGGGGGCGTAA
- a CDS encoding ABC transporter ATP-binding protein produces the protein MPEPILAVSHIAKSFGDFRAVKDVSFTVNPGEVVGLLGVNGAGKTTVMSMLLGLITPDSGNIHVFGKNFAKHRLDILRRTNFCTTYAALPSNLKVKHNLRIFARLYGVAKPNQKVDELLELLEITRLADSITGRLSAGESTRVNLAKALLNDPDLLMLDEPTASLDPDIADKVRKLVRRIQKERSPAILYTSHNMRDIEEVCDRVLFLHKGEILTEGTPEQIVAHFDEEDLENVFIKVARGHENPAENPPA, from the coding sequence ATGCCGGAACCCATCCTCGCAGTCAGCCACATCGCCAAATCCTTCGGCGATTTCAGGGCGGTGAAGGATGTTTCATTCACGGTGAATCCGGGCGAGGTGGTGGGCCTGCTGGGCGTGAACGGCGCGGGCAAGACGACGGTGATGAGCATGCTGCTGGGCCTCATCACCCCGGACTCCGGTAACATCCATGTCTTTGGGAAGAATTTCGCGAAGCACCGGTTGGATATCCTGCGGCGGACGAATTTCTGCACGACTTACGCCGCCTTGCCGTCGAACCTGAAGGTGAAGCACAACCTCCGCATCTTCGCCCGGCTCTATGGGGTGGCAAAGCCGAACCAGAAGGTGGACGAGCTGCTGGAACTGCTGGAGATCACGCGGCTGGCGGACTCCATCACCGGACGGCTGAGCGCCGGTGAATCCACCCGTGTGAACCTGGCGAAGGCACTGCTCAACGATCCGGACCTGTTGATGCTGGACGAGCCGACCGCCTCGCTGGATCCGGACATCGCCGACAAGGTGCGAAAGCTGGTGCGCCGCATCCAGAAGGAGCGCAGCCCGGCCATCCTCTACACGTCCCACAACATGCGCGACATCGAGGAGGTGTGTGACCGGGTGCTTTTCCTTCACAAGGGCGAGATCCTCACGGAGGGGACGCCGGAACAGATCGTGGCGCACTTCGACGAGGAGGATCTGGAGAACGTCTTCATCAAGGTGGCGCGCGGCCATGAGAACCCCGCGGAGAATCCTCCGGCATGA
- a CDS encoding phospho-sugar mutase — MTPLTDLLVSAAAEGKLLESARTNIENLLNGSTGEVAQKSVEELVYSGSWDELNDRFFKTLAFGTGGLRGRTIGRKITAAEQGVGGPDGRPQYPCVGTATMNYFNVNRAVRGLIAYTKGFVGPDRRPLIVFAHDTRHFSHEFAEYCAKVCADLGCDAYLFEGPRSTPQLSFTVRELGADAGVVLTASHNPPHDNGFKAYFNAGAQIVDPHATGIINEVNAVTSEHYSPVDEAERGTVTILGIDMDERYKARLKTLLLKPSLLENGSAKVVLTNLHGTGGHIVVPMLRDFGFGVETVPEQDVQDGRFPTVESPNPENAPALKMGIDLAEATGAEIVIGTDPDADRMGVAVRDREGKMVLLTGNQIGSLMAWYRLKTAFEIGWLTPSNRTRAVLVKTFVTTELQHAIADGFGVSIVDTLTGFKYIAEKLRKYEDAIPADKKGAGYRTLSEEQTRALRLEYSRFFVFGGEESYGYLGSDAIRDKDANGAAVMFAEVAAYAKSVGKTLPELMDDIYSEFGYHLEIGKSLTLEGADGAAKIQSLANSYASNPPEVVDGSPVLRVRDFSKQDLYDQEGDLIPKEKMLFVDLEDGRSFAVRPSGTEPKIKFYLFGKAAPGGDLDVAKQAVGDGLAGLWKWIEADAATRG, encoded by the coding sequence ATGACCCCATTGACCGATCTCCTCGTTTCCGCGGCAGCGGAAGGCAAGCTTCTGGAATCCGCCCGCACCAACATCGAGAACCTGCTGAATGGTAGCACCGGGGAGGTCGCGCAGAAGTCGGTGGAGGAACTGGTTTATTCCGGAAGCTGGGACGAGCTGAACGACCGCTTTTTCAAAACGCTGGCCTTCGGCACCGGCGGTCTGCGCGGCCGCACCATCGGCCGGAAGATCACCGCGGCGGAGCAGGGCGTGGGCGGTCCGGATGGACGTCCCCAGTATCCGTGCGTGGGTACAGCGACGATGAACTATTTCAACGTGAACCGCGCTGTCCGCGGACTCATCGCCTACACGAAGGGTTTCGTGGGACCGGACCGCAGGCCGCTGATCGTCTTCGCCCATGACACGCGCCATTTCTCCCACGAGTTCGCGGAGTATTGCGCCAAGGTCTGCGCGGACCTCGGCTGCGATGCCTATCTCTTCGAAGGGCCGCGCTCCACGCCGCAGCTTTCCTTTACCGTGCGCGAGCTCGGTGCGGATGCGGGCGTGGTGCTCACCGCCAGCCACAACCCTCCCCACGACAACGGCTTCAAGGCCTACTTCAACGCCGGCGCGCAGATCGTGGATCCGCATGCAACGGGCATCATCAACGAAGTCAACGCCGTCACCAGCGAGCACTACTCCCCGGTGGATGAGGCGGAGCGCGGGACCGTCACCATCCTCGGCATCGACATGGATGAGCGTTACAAGGCGCGGCTGAAAACCCTGCTGCTGAAGCCATCGCTTCTGGAAAATGGCTCGGCGAAGGTGGTGTTGACGAACCTCCACGGCACTGGCGGCCACATCGTCGTGCCGATGCTGCGGGACTTCGGCTTCGGCGTGGAAACCGTGCCGGAGCAGGATGTGCAGGACGGACGTTTCCCGACCGTGGAGTCCCCGAATCCGGAAAACGCTCCCGCTTTGAAGATGGGTATCGACCTCGCGGAGGCCACCGGTGCTGAGATCGTCATCGGCACGGATCCGGACGCGGACCGGATGGGCGTTGCCGTGCGCGACCGGGAAGGGAAGATGGTGCTGCTGACCGGCAACCAGATCGGCTCGCTGATGGCATGGTATCGTCTCAAGACCGCGTTCGAGATCGGCTGGCTCACCCCCTCGAACCGCACCCGTGCGGTGCTGGTGAAAACCTTCGTAACCACGGAGCTGCAGCACGCCATCGCGGATGGCTTCGGCGTCAGCATCGTCGATACCCTGACGGGCTTCAAATATATCGCCGAGAAGTTGAGGAAATACGAGGACGCCATCCCGGCGGATAAGAAGGGCGCCGGCTACCGCACGCTCAGCGAGGAACAGACGCGCGCGCTGCGGCTGGAATACTCCCGCTTCTTCGTCTTCGGCGGGGAGGAAAGCTACGGCTACCTCGGCTCCGACGCGATCCGCGACAAGGACGCGAACGGCGCTGCCGTCATGTTCGCCGAGGTCGCCGCCTATGCGAAGTCCGTCGGCAAGACGCTGCCGGAGCTGATGGATGACATCTACTCCGAGTTCGGTTATCACTTGGAAATCGGCAAGTCCCTCACGCTGGAGGGTGCGGATGGAGCGGCGAAGATCCAGTCACTGGCGAACTCCTACGCCAGCAATCCGCCGGAAGTGGTGGACGGCTCGCCGGTCCTGCGAGTGCGGGATTTCTCGAAACAGGATCTCTATGACCAAGAAGGCGACCTGATCCCGAAGGAAAAGATGCTCTTCGTGGATCTGGAGGATGGCCGTTCGTTCGCGGTGCGCCCATCTGGCACGGAGCCGAAGATCAAGTTCTACCTCTTCGGCAAAGCCGCTCCCGGCGGTGATCTGGACGTGGCCAAGCAGGCGGTCGGCGACGGCCTCGCCGGTCTCTGGAAATGGATCGAGGCGGACGCCGCGACGCGGGGCTGA
- a CDS encoding DUF4328 domain-containing protein, with translation MPDIHIAVPGEAQRTVSEGEAREISSRKGWPAGTLYWQGGMADWRPVTELSPAQAESQPNPYATPTVAETVAAPQSGVFAFVKDPRGITTVLIVLLGLSLLVDAIVMLLDFSQHVMLSRQFTEAEATANDSRQSMGGIAALIIYIATIICFCMWVHRANRNSRGFGAQGMQFTPGWAVGWYFIPFANLVKPCQSMAEIWKVSGDPIGWTHRKAGPVVGIWWTLWLLSNISSNISSRLGLAAETIDQIKTSTIASLISNGFGVASAVAAIILVLNVYRRQAALVSGSQATGDTV, from the coding sequence ATGCCAGACATCCACATCGCCGTCCCCGGAGAGGCCCAGCGCACCGTATCCGAGGGCGAAGCCCGGGAGATATCCTCCCGCAAAGGATGGCCGGCGGGAACGCTCTACTGGCAGGGCGGCATGGCTGACTGGCGCCCTGTCACCGAGTTGTCACCGGCCCAGGCGGAGTCGCAGCCGAACCCCTACGCCACACCCACGGTGGCGGAGACGGTCGCCGCCCCACAGTCCGGGGTGTTCGCTTTCGTAAAAGATCCACGTGGCATCACAACGGTGCTGATCGTCCTGCTGGGCCTCAGCCTTCTCGTCGATGCGATCGTAATGCTGCTCGATTTCTCCCAGCATGTGATGCTGTCACGCCAGTTCACCGAAGCGGAAGCGACGGCCAATGACTCCAGGCAGAGCATGGGCGGGATCGCTGCTCTCATCATCTACATCGCCACGATCATCTGCTTCTGCATGTGGGTCCACCGGGCGAACAGGAACTCGCGCGGCTTCGGGGCACAGGGCATGCAGTTCACCCCGGGGTGGGCGGTCGGGTGGTACTTCATCCCCTTCGCCAACCTGGTGAAGCCTTGCCAGTCCATGGCGGAGATATGGAAAGTCAGCGGAGATCCCATCGGCTGGACGCATCGCAAGGCCGGACCGGTGGTGGGCATCTGGTGGACACTGTGGCTGCTGAGCAACATTTCCTCCAATATCTCCTCCCGGCTCGGGTTGGCTGCCGAAACCATTGATCAGATCAAGACATCCACCATTGCTTCCCTGATCTCCAACGGATTTGGTGTCGCCTCTGCGGTTGCCGCCATCATTTTGGTTCTCAATGTATATCGCCGCCAGGCCGCGCTGGTCAGTGGCAGCCAGGCCACGGGTGATACCGTGTGA
- a CDS encoding 6-phosphofructokinase, with translation MSRLVGKVLVAQGGGPTPVINQSVVGVALEARKFSQVTSIYGAVHGVRGIIDEDFVDLTRETTHNLEQVAGTPSSGLLSTRDKPDEEYCARMFKVMQAHDIRYFFYVGGNDSSDTVRIVNEQAKAANYDLRAIHIPKTIDNDLEENDHCPGFGSAARFVSQAFQGVNLDNRALRGVYIGVVMGRHAGFLTASSALARKYVDDGPHLIYLPERAFDTDKFLADVDRVYKEHGLVTIAVSEGISDASGTAMITKLLGHEERDAHGNIQLSGTGALGDLLSNEIRKGLGIKRVRSDTFGYLQRSFMGVVSDRDAREAREVGEKAVQFAMWDDVDGSVAIKRPVLDYSVDYKLVDIKNVAGKTKHMPDEFINEEGNGVTQAFHAYCRPLLGNGVPESHRLRAPSVAKILHK, from the coding sequence ATGAGTCGCTTAGTAGGAAAAGTTCTCGTCGCGCAAGGCGGCGGCCCAACCCCTGTCATCAACCAGAGCGTCGTCGGCGTCGCCCTCGAAGCCCGCAAATTCAGCCAGGTGACCTCCATCTACGGAGCCGTCCACGGTGTGCGCGGCATCATCGATGAGGATTTCGTCGATCTGACCCGCGAAACGACCCACAATCTCGAGCAAGTCGCCGGCACCCCATCCTCCGGCCTCCTCTCCACCCGCGACAAGCCGGACGAGGAATATTGCGCCCGCATGTTCAAGGTGATGCAGGCCCACGACATCCGCTATTTCTTCTACGTCGGCGGCAACGATTCGTCCGACACCGTGCGCATCGTCAACGAGCAGGCGAAGGCCGCCAACTACGATCTCCGTGCGATCCACATCCCGAAGACGATCGACAACGACCTTGAGGAAAACGACCACTGCCCGGGCTTCGGCTCCGCCGCACGCTTCGTCAGCCAGGCGTTCCAGGGCGTGAACCTGGACAACCGCGCGCTGCGCGGCGTCTACATCGGCGTCGTGATGGGCCGCCACGCAGGCTTCCTCACCGCTTCCTCCGCCCTTGCCCGCAAGTATGTGGATGACGGCCCGCACCTCATCTACCTGCCGGAGCGCGCATTCGACACTGACAAGTTCCTCGCCGATGTGGACCGCGTCTACAAGGAGCACGGCTTGGTCACCATCGCCGTTTCCGAAGGCATCTCCGACGCTTCCGGCACCGCCATGATCACCAAGCTGCTCGGCCACGAGGAGCGCGACGCCCACGGCAACATCCAGCTTTCCGGCACAGGCGCCCTCGGCGACCTGCTTTCCAATGAGATCCGCAAGGGACTCGGCATCAAGCGCGTCCGGTCCGATACCTTCGGCTACCTCCAGCGTTCCTTCATGGGCGTGGTCTCCGACCGCGACGCCCGCGAAGCCCGCGAGGTGGGTGAAAAGGCCGTCCAGTTCGCCATGTGGGACGACGTCGATGGTTCCGTCGCCATCAAGCGCCCAGTGCTCGACTACAGCGTGGACTACAAGCTGGTGGACATCAAGAATGTCGCGGGCAAGACCAAGCACATGCCGGACGAGTTCATCAACGAGGAAGGCAACGGCGTCACCCAGGCCTTCCACGCCTACTGCCGTCCGCTGCTGGGCAACGGCGTGCCGGAGTCCCACCGCCTCCGCGCCCCATCCGTGGCGAAAATCCTCCACAAGTAA
- a CDS encoding DMT family transporter, translating to MSWLYLSILSALLLGVYDLFKKLAVQDNAVLPVLFLSICTGAAVWLPFMVWSAVAPATLPSPFFRVDGLSAREHLMILAKAALVVTSWICGFNGIKRLPMSVAGPIRASAPLWTVLFAVLIYHESPSGRQWSGVAVILVSFFAFSLVGRREGIHFHRDRGVWWMVGSMLLGAASALYDKFLLQNAGLSPSTVQAWFSVDMGLILLPAVVIWFFRKKGPPFHWHWAIPAIGLSLLAADILYFTAVAQPDALISVISPVRRGAVVISLLIGIIGFKEKQFRAKALCVAGIICGILMLS from the coding sequence GTGTCCTGGCTCTACCTCAGCATCCTGTCCGCGCTCCTGCTGGGCGTCTATGATCTCTTCAAGAAGCTGGCCGTTCAGGACAACGCGGTGCTGCCGGTACTGTTCCTGAGCATCTGCACCGGCGCGGCGGTGTGGCTGCCTTTCATGGTGTGGTCCGCTGTCGCCCCCGCCACCCTGCCCTCCCCTTTCTTCCGGGTGGATGGCCTGTCCGCCCGGGAGCACCTGATGATCCTGGCAAAGGCGGCGCTGGTGGTGACGTCATGGATCTGCGGATTCAATGGCATCAAGCGGCTGCCCATGTCCGTGGCGGGTCCCATCCGCGCAAGCGCGCCGCTGTGGACGGTGCTGTTCGCCGTGCTGATCTACCATGAGTCACCCAGTGGCCGCCAGTGGAGCGGGGTGGCGGTCATCCTGGTTTCATTCTTCGCTTTCTCCCTGGTGGGGCGGAGGGAGGGCATCCATTTCCACCGGGACCGAGGAGTGTGGTGGATGGTGGGTTCCATGCTGCTGGGGGCGGCGTCCGCGCTGTACGACAAGTTCTTGCTGCAGAACGCGGGACTTTCCCCCTCCACCGTCCAGGCATGGTTCAGCGTGGACATGGGTCTGATCCTGCTGCCCGCCGTCGTCATCTGGTTCTTCCGGAAAAAAGGCCCGCCGTTCCACTGGCACTGGGCCATCCCTGCCATCGGCCTTTCGCTGCTGGCGGCTGACATCCTTTATTTCACCGCCGTCGCGCAACCGGATGCCCTCATCTCCGTGATCTCTCCGGTGCGCCGCGGGGCGGTGGTCATTTCCCTGCTAATCGGTATCATCGGCTTCAAGGAGAAGCAGTTCCGGGCAAAGGCGCTTTGCGTCGCAGGGATCATCTGCGGCATCCTGATGCTTTCCTGA
- the rpsN gene encoding 30S ribosomal protein S14, whose translation MAKKSWIARNERKAATVKKYAELRLKLKKEKDYVGLSMLPRNASPTRLVNRCEITGRRRAFLRRFRLSRITFRELASAGMIPGVTKSSW comes from the coding sequence ATGGCAAAGAAAAGTTGGATCGCACGCAACGAGCGCAAAGCAGCAACCGTCAAGAAGTACGCTGAACTCCGCTTGAAACTCAAGAAGGAGAAGGATTATGTCGGACTGTCGATGCTGCCTCGCAATGCGAGCCCGACCCGCCTGGTGAACCGTTGTGAGATCACCGGCCGCCGCCGCGCTTTCCTCCGCCGCTTCCGTCTCTCCCGGATCACTTTCCGTGAACTTGCCTCCGCAGGCATGATTCCCGGTGTGACCAAGTCGAGCTGGTAA
- a CDS encoding ApaG domain — translation MAGAIREFEGLRVKVDDVVYMPSLDAPTDKPHPFVYFISIHNDSPVPVTIKGRKWVVKESSGEVVVVEGDGVVGQKPVIQPGDHFSYNSYHVVAGNAEAAGAFFGETATGEWVFTRIPEFQLVVPGWV, via the coding sequence ATGGCAGGTGCGATCCGCGAATTCGAAGGCCTACGGGTGAAGGTGGACGATGTCGTCTATATGCCCAGTCTGGATGCGCCCACGGACAAGCCGCATCCCTTCGTCTATTTCATATCAATCCATAATGATTCTCCGGTTCCCGTGACTATCAAGGGACGCAAATGGGTGGTGAAAGAGAGCAGCGGTGAGGTCGTGGTGGTGGAGGGGGATGGCGTGGTCGGGCAGAAGCCGGTCATCCAGCCGGGAGATCATTTCTCCTACAACAGCTACCACGTCGTGGCCGGGAACGCGGAGGCGGCGGGAGCTTTCTTCGGCGAAACGGCGACCGGAGAGTGGGTTTTCACGCGCATTCCGGAGTTCCAACTCGTTGTCCCCGGATGGGTCTGA
- the thiD gene encoding bifunctional hydroxymethylpyrimidine kinase/phosphomethylpyrimidine kinase — translation MPTPPVALTIAGSDCSSGAGIQADLKTFQHFHVHGLTAVTCIVSETANIVRAVHPVPLDIVTDQVELMFDAFPIAALKTGMLLSTPYIEAMTRIFSQRTPAALVVDPVMIASTGDTLLDPTAVTAYKEQLFPLARVITPNLPEAETLLGEKIPDAASLEPAARKLAILYRTNVLLKGGHLDSPDCLDLLIENGKVHRFSTPRLDVPGSHGTGCTLSAAIAARLALGDDLPAAVAAAKDYLTETLRSSYQYGSPSGEIVHALNQGTV, via the coding sequence ATGCCCACGCCGCCTGTCGCCCTCACCATCGCCGGATCCGACTGTTCTTCCGGAGCGGGCATCCAGGCAGATCTGAAGACATTCCAGCACTTCCACGTCCACGGCCTCACCGCGGTGACCTGCATCGTCTCGGAAACGGCGAACATCGTCCGCGCCGTCCATCCTGTCCCGCTGGACATTGTGACCGACCAGGTGGAGCTGATGTTCGACGCCTTTCCCATCGCGGCGCTGAAGACCGGCATGCTGCTGTCCACGCCCTACATCGAGGCGATGACCCGCATTTTCAGCCAACGGACGCCCGCCGCGCTGGTGGTGGATCCCGTGATGATCGCCTCCACCGGCGACACCCTCCTCGATCCCACCGCCGTCACCGCCTACAAGGAACAGCTTTTCCCGTTGGCCCGCGTGATCACGCCCAACCTGCCGGAGGCTGAAACCCTGCTGGGTGAAAAGATCCCGGACGCCGCGTCCCTGGAACCCGCCGCGCGCAAACTGGCCATCCTCTACCGGACGAACGTCCTGCTGAAAGGCGGTCACCTCGATTCCCCGGACTGCCTCGACCTCCTGATTGAGAACGGGAAGGTCCATCGTTTCTCCACCCCGCGGCTCGACGTCCCCGGCTCCCATGGCACCGGCTGCACCCTTTCCGCCGCCATCGCCGCCCGCCTCGCCCTCGGGGATGACCTGCCCGCCGCCGTCGCCGCAGCGAAGGACTACCTCACGGAAACGCTCCGGTCTTCCTACCAATATGGCTCGCCTTCCGGTGAAATCGTCCATGCCCTGAACCAGGGAACCGTCTGA